Proteins from one Elgaria multicarinata webbii isolate HBS135686 ecotype San Diego chromosome 3, rElgMul1.1.pri, whole genome shotgun sequence genomic window:
- the LOC134396027 gene encoding butyrophilin subfamily 1 member A1-like, with amino-acid sequence MEDAEGYMSIDISRRTLPLPPKAQDAHSKCWKITLGVLLAGSIVLNVVLITLLLVFRNGNVEDGSCPLKSPNSCGWVPGNSTDYVTLDRDTAHRRLAISQDQKSVRWGDTEQNLPNDTKRFDTRLWVLGQKGFNSGKHCWEAEVKGNGEWAVGVAKQSVRRKGPTDFSTKEGIWGVGEYWGTGNYMAFTSPHHTPLRFDKKPRRIRVFLDYTQGLVEFFNAETKLSIYTFHPVSFSGEMVYPWFRVWENTELILHP; translated from the exons ATGGAGGATGCAGAGGGATATATGTCAATAGACATTTCAAGGAGGACCTTACCTCTTCCCCCAAAGGCACAAG ATGCTCATTCAAAATGCTGGAAAATCACCCTGGGAGTTTTGCTGGCAGGAAGCATTGTTCTGAACGTGGTCCTAATCACACTTCTACTAG ttttccgGAATGGAAATGTGGAAGATGGTTCCTGCCCATTGAAATCACCCAATTCCTGTGGATGGGTCCCAGGCAATTCAACAG ACTATGTGACTCTGGATCGAGACACGGCTCATCGACGGCTTGCCATCTCTCAGGATCAGAAAAGCGTCAGATGGGGAGATACGGAACAGAACCTCCCCAACGACACCAAGAGATTCGATACGCGTCTTTGGGTGCTGGGCCAGAAGGGATTCAACTCAGGGAAACACTGCTGGGAGGCTGAAGTGAAGGGCAACGGGGAGTGGGCTGTGGGGGTTGCCAAGCAGTCTGTGAGGAGAAAAGGACCGACTGACTTTAGCACCAAGGAAGGCATCTGGGGGGTGGGAGAATATTGGGGAACAGGGAACTACATGGCTTTCACCTCTCCGCATCACACACCACTTCGTTTTGACAAGAAGCCCCGGAGGATTCGCGTGTTTCTAGATTACACCCAAGGGCTGGTGGAATTTTTCAATGCTGAAACTAAGCTTTCAATCTACACTTTCCATCCAGTTTCATTTTCTGGGGAAATGGTCTATCCCTGGTTCCGTGTGTGGGAAAATACTGAACTTATATTGCACCCCTGA